A region from the Sphingomonas brevis genome encodes:
- a CDS encoding efflux RND transporter permease subunit has translation MNFRNISSWCIQNPVAPIVLFVGLMLFGLISFARMQVNNAPDIDFPAAIVSVSQPGAAPNELETQVAQRVESAIRGVTGVEEINSTLSEGNSTTFVQFVLGTPTDRAVNDVRNAISQIRSNLPDGILEPQITRVDAEDEPIMVMSAETTDMTLEQLSWYIDNTVAKRLLSVDGVAAVSRGGGVDRTIRIILDPAALQAQGITAAQVNQQLRQSNINAPGGRAEVAGSEQSVRVLGNARDAYELSQTQISLPGGRWVRLADLGEVKDSSSEQRTITKMNGHQVVTFYVQRAKGSSETTTYDAGKEALKKLETENPKVRFLEIFNRVDYTKSQYRSAMEGLIEGAVLAVLVVFLFLRDIRATAISALAIPMSAIPAFGFMSMMGITLNFMSTMAMGLVAGVLVDDAIVEIENIVRHMRMGKSGYQAALDAADEIGLAVLATTMAIVAVFLPVALMPGIAGQYFKAFGFTVVLSVLMSLFVARMITPLIAAYFLRSHGEQPHADFKWMHWYLRVLNWSLDTSKADALLARLPKPARKAGYYVLGSILLLLVIAAFFVGTGAAMAGLGKLEWNGGVTLTLALILGGAVAYGAAKLIGLIVRWVGSRGYAEWHGIVAERWDARLHDHRLTMVGAGIVTLLLSIVLFGTLSQSFFPPQNDDFARVNITLAPGTTLKQTEVVVDKVAAIVAKDPSVERVFERVNVGSGRVSIVLKKDREVTSTEFERNLSPTLAAIPDGRISFQTQNGGGPDAEARDIMLYLGGDNPETLKDVATRIAKEMQTVPGLRAPRVGSQLAQPEITIKPRFDLAADLGVTTTALSQTIRIATLGDIEQNSAKFSLSDRQVPIQVSLPESARRDLATLENLPVPTTGGGSVPLKAVADVGFGSGPTTVQRSNQLRRLAVGADLAPGVVEGDVWAKVRELPSYKNLPQGVQQMNLGDQKWQAELLFNFAVALISGVLLVFAVLVLLYRRFLAPFVNMGSLLLAPLGAAVALHIADQPVSLFVLIGILMLFGIVAKNSILLVDFAVEMMNHGMPKNEAIWEAGHKRAQPIVMTTVAMVAGMLPTAISISGDNSWRAPMGITVIGGLIFSTVLTLLLVPSYFSIAISIESRIGKLFHRFVGAGAHEASPTGQAPLPAE, from the coding sequence ATGAATTTCCGGAACATCTCTTCCTGGTGCATCCAAAATCCGGTTGCGCCGATCGTGCTCTTCGTCGGCCTGATGCTGTTCGGGCTGATTTCATTCGCGCGGATGCAGGTGAACAATGCGCCTGACATCGACTTCCCGGCGGCGATCGTTTCGGTCAGCCAGCCGGGCGCCGCCCCCAACGAGCTGGAGACGCAGGTTGCGCAGCGCGTTGAGTCCGCGATCCGCGGCGTCACCGGTGTCGAGGAAATCAACAGCACCTTGAGCGAGGGCAACAGCACCACCTTCGTGCAGTTCGTGCTGGGAACGCCGACCGATCGCGCCGTCAACGACGTCCGCAACGCGATTTCCCAGATCCGCAGCAACCTGCCCGATGGAATCCTTGAGCCTCAGATCACTCGCGTCGACGCCGAGGACGAGCCCATCATGGTGATGAGCGCCGAGACGACCGACATGACGCTCGAGCAGCTCAGCTGGTACATCGACAATACGGTCGCCAAGCGACTGTTGAGCGTCGATGGCGTCGCAGCCGTTTCGCGCGGCGGTGGCGTTGACCGGACGATCCGCATCATTCTCGATCCCGCCGCCCTGCAGGCGCAGGGCATCACGGCTGCCCAGGTCAATCAGCAGCTTCGCCAGAGCAACATCAACGCGCCCGGCGGCCGGGCGGAAGTTGCCGGTTCCGAGCAATCGGTCCGCGTGCTCGGCAACGCCCGCGACGCCTACGAGCTGTCCCAGACGCAAATCAGCCTGCCCGGCGGCCGCTGGGTGCGGCTTGCCGACCTTGGCGAAGTGAAGGATTCTTCGTCGGAGCAGCGCACCATCACCAAGATGAACGGCCACCAGGTCGTCACCTTCTATGTACAGCGCGCCAAGGGCTCGTCCGAGACGACCACCTATGACGCCGGCAAGGAAGCGTTGAAAAAGCTGGAAACGGAGAATCCGAAGGTCCGCTTCCTCGAGATTTTCAACCGGGTCGACTACACCAAGTCGCAATATCGGTCCGCGATGGAAGGCCTGATCGAGGGTGCGGTGCTGGCCGTGCTGGTCGTGTTCCTGTTCCTGCGCGACATCCGGGCGACGGCCATCTCCGCGCTGGCTATTCCGATGTCGGCGATCCCGGCCTTCGGCTTCATGAGCATGATGGGAATCACCCTCAATTTCATGTCCACCATGGCGATGGGCCTCGTCGCGGGCGTTCTCGTCGACGACGCAATCGTCGAGATCGAAAATATCGTCAGACACATGCGCATGGGCAAGTCCGGCTACCAGGCCGCGCTCGATGCCGCGGATGAAATCGGCCTCGCGGTGCTGGCCACCACCATGGCGATCGTCGCGGTGTTCCTGCCGGTCGCGCTAATGCCCGGAATCGCCGGTCAATATTTCAAGGCGTTCGGCTTCACCGTCGTTCTTTCGGTGTTGATGAGCCTGTTCGTCGCGCGAATGATCACGCCGCTGATCGCAGCCTATTTCCTGCGATCGCATGGCGAGCAGCCCCACGCCGACTTCAAATGGATGCACTGGTATCTGCGCGTCCTGAACTGGAGCCTCGATACCAGCAAGGCGGACGCCCTGCTCGCCAGGCTCCCAAAGCCCGCGCGGAAAGCCGGCTACTACGTCCTGGGTTCGATCCTGCTGTTGCTCGTGATCGCGGCCTTCTTCGTCGGGACGGGCGCGGCGATGGCCGGCCTAGGCAAGCTGGAATGGAATGGCGGCGTTACGCTGACGCTCGCCCTCATCCTTGGCGGAGCCGTCGCATATGGCGCGGCCAAGCTGATTGGCCTCATCGTTCGGTGGGTCGGCAGCCGCGGATACGCCGAGTGGCACGGTATCGTCGCCGAGCGCTGGGACGCCCGATTGCACGACCATCGCCTGACAATGGTCGGTGCCGGCATCGTCACTCTGCTTCTCAGCATCGTACTGTTCGGGACGCTGTCGCAGTCCTTCTTCCCGCCGCAGAACGATGACTTCGCGCGGGTGAACATCACCCTGGCCCCAGGCACCACCCTCAAGCAGACCGAAGTCGTGGTCGACAAGGTCGCGGCGATCGTCGCCAAGGACCCAAGCGTCGAGCGGGTGTTCGAGCGCGTCAATGTCGGTAGCGGCCGAGTCAGCATCGTGCTGAAGAAAGACCGCGAGGTCACCAGCACCGAGTTCGAACGCAATCTTTCGCCGACCCTGGCGGCCATTCCGGACGGGCGCATCAGCTTCCAGACCCAGAATGGCGGCGGCCCGGACGCCGAAGCGCGCGATATCATGCTGTATCTGGGCGGCGACAATCCGGAGACGTTGAAGGACGTCGCCACCCGGATAGCCAAGGAGATGCAGACTGTCCCCGGTCTTCGCGCTCCGCGCGTCGGCAGCCAGCTGGCCCAGCCGGAAATCACGATCAAGCCCCGCTTCGACCTGGCAGCCGACCTTGGCGTCACCACAACCGCGTTGAGCCAGACGATCCGCATCGCGACGCTGGGCGACATCGAGCAGAACAGCGCGAAATTCTCGCTTTCCGATCGCCAGGTGCCGATCCAGGTATCCTTGCCTGAAAGTGCGCGGCGTGACCTCGCCACGCTGGAAAATCTTCCGGTGCCGACGACCGGTGGCGGCTCGGTTCCGCTGAAGGCAGTCGCCGACGTCGGCTTCGGTTCCGGCCCGACCACGGTGCAGCGGTCGAACCAGCTGCGCCGGCTGGCCGTCGGTGCGGATCTGGCGCCGGGCGTGGTCGAGGGTGACGTCTGGGCGAAGGTTCGCGAGCTTCCGAGCTACAAGAATCTGCCGCAGGGCGTTCAGCAGATGAACCTCGGCGACCAGAAGTGGCAGGCCGAGCTACTGTTCAACTTCGCCGTCGCGCTGATTTCGGGCGTGCTGCTGGTGTTCGCCGTGCTGGTCCTGCTCTATCGCCGGTTCCTCGCACCGTTCGTCAACATGGGATCCCTGCTGCTTGCTCCGCTCGGGGCCGCGGTAGCGCTGCATATCGCCGACCAGCCAGTGTCGCTGTTCGTTCTGATCGGCATCCTGATGCTGTTCGGAATCGTCGCCAAAAACTCGATCTTGCTGGTCGATTTCGCGGTCGAGATGATGAACCACGGGATGCCCAAGAACGAGGCGATCTGGGAGGCGGGCCACAAGCGCGCGCAGCCGATCGTCATGACGACCGTGGCGATGGTTGCGGGCATGTTGCCCACCGCCATCTCGATCAGTGGCGACAACAGCTGGCGCGCGCCGATGGGAATCACCGTGATCGGTGGCCTGATCTTCTCGACGGTACTGACGCTGCTGCTGGTACCGTCCTACTTCTCGATCGCAATTTCGATCGAAAGCAGGATCGGGAAACTGTTCCATCGCTTCGTCGGCGCCGGAGCGCATGAGGCGAGTCCCACGGGCCAGGCACCGCTTCCGGCGGAGTGA
- the murA gene encoding UDP-N-acetylglucosamine 1-carboxyvinyltransferase produces the protein MDSIRITGGKRLEGKIPISGAKNSALTLLPCALLTDEKLTLGNLPRLADVDNFSHLLNQLGVSTSVAGVKKGEVGRKMTLEAKEIASTVAPYDMVRKMRASILVLGPMLARAGESTVSLPGGCAIGDRPIDLHLKALEAMGAEIELAAGYVKATAPKGRLPGGDFSFPVVSVGATENAVMAAVLATGRTQLFNAAREPEIVDLCNLLVAMGAKIEGIGSSHLIIDGVEGLHGCNYEVMPDRIEAGSYACAAGITGGSIELVGARPHDMLAITNGLAAAGLAIEFTDAGMKVSAHQPLRPLAISTAPYPGFPTDMQAQFMAMLSVADGQSFLEETIFENRYMHVPELRRMGADIEVHGRSAIVKGGLPLTGAQVMATDLRASMSLVLAGLAAEGDTEVLRVYHLDRGYERLEEKLSAVGATIERVSAG, from the coding sequence ATGGACTCCATTCGCATTACCGGTGGCAAGCGCCTCGAAGGCAAGATCCCGATTTCGGGTGCCAAGAACAGCGCGTTGACGCTGCTGCCTTGCGCGCTGCTGACCGATGAGAAGCTGACGCTGGGCAATCTTCCGCGACTGGCCGACGTCGACAATTTCTCCCACCTCTTGAACCAGCTCGGCGTTTCGACCTCCGTTGCAGGGGTCAAAAAGGGCGAAGTCGGGCGCAAGATGACGCTGGAGGCGAAGGAGATCGCCTCGACCGTCGCGCCCTACGACATGGTCCGCAAGATGCGCGCCTCGATCCTGGTGCTGGGGCCAATGCTGGCACGGGCCGGCGAATCGACCGTCTCGCTGCCGGGCGGCTGCGCGATCGGCGACCGGCCGATCGATCTGCACCTGAAGGCGCTCGAAGCGATGGGCGCCGAGATCGAGCTCGCCGCCGGCTATGTGAAGGCGACTGCACCCAAAGGCCGGCTGCCAGGCGGGGATTTCAGCTTCCCGGTGGTCTCGGTCGGAGCGACCGAGAATGCGGTGATGGCAGCGGTCCTGGCTACCGGACGCACCCAGCTGTTCAACGCCGCGCGTGAGCCGGAAATCGTCGACCTCTGCAATCTATTGGTGGCGATGGGCGCCAAAATTGAAGGGATCGGCTCGTCGCACCTGATCATCGACGGCGTCGAGGGCCTGCACGGCTGCAACTATGAAGTCATGCCCGACCGGATCGAGGCGGGCAGCTATGCCTGTGCCGCGGGGATCACCGGCGGCTCGATCGAACTGGTCGGCGCCCGGCCGCACGACATGCTGGCGATTACCAACGGCCTTGCCGCGGCCGGCCTGGCGATCGAGTTCACCGATGCGGGCATGAAGGTTTCCGCCCACCAGCCGCTCCGCCCGCTGGCCATTTCGACTGCGCCATATCCGGGTTTTCCGACCGATATGCAGGCGCAGTTCATGGCCATGCTGTCCGTCGCGGACGGGCAGAGCTTCCTTGAAGAAACGATCTTCGAGAACCGCTACATGCACGTCCCCGAGCTCCGCCGCATGGGCGCGGATATCGAGGTCCATGGCCGCTCCGCGATCGTCAAGGGCGGGCTGCCGCTGACCGGCGCCCAGGTGATGGCGACCGACCTTCGCGCCTCGATGAGCCTGGTACTCGCCGGCCTCGCCGCCGAAGGCGATACGGAAGTGCTGCGGGTCTACCACCTCGATCGCGGTTATGAGCGGCTGGAAGAGAAGTTGAGCGCCGTCGGCGCGACCATTGAGCGGGTTTCCGCAGGTTAG
- a CDS encoding DUF445 domain-containing protein has product MTKPPPPALARFNPAQPGAAGMKVAATGLLVAMAIVFVVARQFEAAYPWVGYLKSFAEAAMVGGLADWFAVTALFRHPLGLPIPHTAIIPRNKDRIGEALANFLKENFLVATVVARRMRNIDLAGAVGRFLQAPQGEETRIRRGASRLIADLFESLDDERLGGLVKSSIANRIRKMEVSPLLGHALASAINEDRHVPMLEAAIRWTARALDANEGLIRDMVHKRANWVLKLAGLDAKLADAIVDGLRKLTADMHTDPAHPVRIKIEQALADLANDLQTKLETRERVEAMKVELLDNQSVSLWLDTLWQKGREAMIRAARNPDAAMAGKLGEVLQSMGQNLEHDPRMKGAINMFARRAVAGMAASYGSSIVKLVSETVRRWDAQTITDRLETAVGRDLQYIRINGTLVGGLVGLGLHALDAL; this is encoded by the coding sequence ATGACCAAGCCGCCGCCCCCTGCCCTGGCGCGTTTCAATCCGGCCCAACCGGGGGCCGCCGGCATGAAAGTGGCCGCGACGGGCCTGCTGGTGGCGATGGCGATCGTGTTCGTCGTCGCCCGGCAATTCGAAGCTGCTTACCCGTGGGTCGGTTATCTCAAATCCTTTGCCGAGGCCGCGATGGTCGGCGGGCTGGCCGACTGGTTCGCGGTAACCGCGCTATTTCGCCATCCGCTGGGCCTGCCGATCCCGCACACGGCGATCATTCCGCGCAACAAGGACCGGATCGGCGAGGCGCTGGCCAATTTCCTCAAGGAGAATTTCCTGGTTGCAACGGTCGTGGCGCGGCGGATGCGCAACATCGACCTGGCCGGCGCTGTCGGGCGTTTTCTCCAGGCGCCGCAGGGCGAGGAGACGCGGATTCGGCGCGGCGCGAGCCGGTTGATCGCCGACCTGTTCGAAAGCCTCGACGACGAGCGGCTGGGCGGCCTGGTCAAAAGCTCGATCGCCAACCGAATCCGCAAGATGGAAGTATCACCGCTCCTCGGCCATGCGCTGGCCAGCGCGATCAACGAGGACCGCCATGTGCCGATGCTCGAAGCGGCGATCCGCTGGACCGCTCGAGCGCTCGACGCCAATGAAGGACTGATCCGCGACATGGTCCACAAGCGGGCCAATTGGGTGCTGAAGCTGGCGGGGCTCGATGCCAAGCTGGCCGACGCGATTGTCGACGGGCTGCGCAAACTTACCGCCGACATGCATACCGACCCGGCTCATCCGGTGCGGATCAAGATCGAGCAGGCGCTCGCCGATCTTGCCAACGACCTCCAGACCAAGCTCGAAACGCGCGAGCGGGTCGAAGCGATGAAGGTCGAACTGCTCGACAACCAGTCGGTGTCGCTGTGGCTCGATACCTTATGGCAAAAGGGCCGCGAGGCGATGATCCGCGCCGCCCGCAATCCCGACGCGGCGATGGCCGGCAAGCTGGGCGAAGTGCTGCAGTCGATGGGCCAGAACCTGGAGCATGACCCGCGGATGAAGGGCGCGATCAATATGTTCGCCCGGCGCGCGGTAGCCGGCATGGCCGCCAGCTATGGCTCGTCGATCGTCAAGCTGGTCAGCGAGACGGTCAGGCGCTGGGATGCGCAAACCATCACCGACCGGCTTGAAACCGCGGTCGGCCGCGACCTTCAATATATCCGCATCAACGGAACGCTGGTCGGCGGGCTCGTCGGGCTCGGCCTGCATGCGCTTGATGCGCTATGA
- the clpS gene encoding ATP-dependent Clp protease adapter ClpS gives MAGDEPGQGDGLDEIERGVVTRTRPKTKKPSNYKVLMLNDDYTPMEFVVLVLQRYFTMDLEDATRVMLQVHQQGVAVCGVFTYEVAETKVSQVIDFARENQHPLQCTLEKA, from the coding sequence ATGGCCGGCGACGAGCCGGGGCAAGGCGACGGGCTCGACGAGATCGAGCGCGGCGTCGTCACCCGTACCCGGCCGAAGACAAAGAAGCCGAGCAATTACAAGGTGCTGATGCTCAACGACGACTATACGCCGATGGAATTCGTCGTGCTCGTCCTGCAGCGCTATTTCACGATGGATCTCGAAGATGCCACCCGCGTCATGCTGCAGGTCCATCAGCAGGGCGTCGCTGTGTGCGGCGTCTTCACTTACGAAGTGGCCGAAACCAAGGTCAGCCAGGTGATCGATTTCGCCCGGGAGAACCAGCACCCGCTCCAGTGCACGCTGGAGAAGGCTTAG
- a CDS encoding GNAT family N-acetyltransferase, translating into MTVEIREAQPDDAEQLVPLIELLPHKVTTEGVRGRIEQLPVSDFPQLVAIEHGAVIGLCGLHRMTAIHREKPVGRITILVVAESARGRGVGRQLVEAAEERFRAAGCAMIELTSNDWLVEAHRFYKTIGYEQTSKRFAKQL; encoded by the coding sequence ATGACGGTCGAAATCCGCGAGGCGCAGCCTGACGACGCGGAGCAATTGGTCCCGCTGATCGAGCTCCTGCCGCACAAGGTCACGACCGAGGGCGTGCGCGGACGAATCGAACAGCTGCCGGTGAGTGACTTTCCCCAGCTGGTGGCGATCGAGCATGGCGCGGTCATCGGCCTCTGCGGCCTGCACCGGATGACCGCCATTCATCGGGAAAAGCCGGTCGGCCGGATCACCATATTGGTGGTTGCGGAAAGTGCGCGCGGCCGAGGGGTCGGGCGGCAGCTGGTCGAGGCGGCGGAGGAGCGATTCAGGGCAGCGGGATGCGCGATGATCGAGCTGACCAGCAACGATTGGCTGGTCGAGGCGCATCGCTTTTACAAGACGATCGGCTACGAACAGACCAGCAAGCGCTTCGCCAAACAGCTCTAG